One segment of Triticum aestivum cultivar Chinese Spring chromosome 2A, IWGSC CS RefSeq v2.1, whole genome shotgun sequence DNA contains the following:
- the LOC123189492 gene encoding protein FATTY ACID EXPORT 1, chloroplastic, with translation MVKSPVSPSQSHMAVAAAQLRGSATVARRHGAFRVPSSCRWPRHPLAGSLKLSVSTSAVGRKPFGFGAKIATKCANENTRAEELNSRSDQAGELVAAVEDVTPQKRSAKIHDFCFGIPFGGLLFCMGLLGYFFSRSTVSLVLGVAPGLATLLLGTLSLNFWRSGRSSFLFILGQAAISAVLAWKYSHAYLLTNRILPWGFYASLSTAMACFYAYVLLAGGNPPPKKLAPAPSS, from the exons ATGGTAAAAAGTCCTGTTTCACCATCGCAATCCCACATGGCGGTAGCGGCGGCGCAGCTCCGTGGATCGGCCACAGTCGCTCGGAGGCATGGAGCCTTCAGAGTCCCCTCCTCCTGCCGGTGGCCACGTCACCCTCTCGCCGGTTCACTAAAG CTTTCAGTTTCTACCAGTGCAGTGGGTAGGAAGCCATTTGGTTTTGGTGCCAAAATTGCAACAAAATGTGCTAATGAAAACACTCGAGCTGAAGAGTTGAATTCGAGATCAGATCAAGCAGGTGAACTTGTAGCAGCAGTTGAAGATGTTACTCCCCAAAAGAGGAGTGCTAAGATCCATGATTTTTGTTTTGGGATTCCTTTCG GTGGTCTTTTGTTCTGCATGGGGCTTCTAGGCTACTTCTTCTCTAGGAGTACTGTAAGTCTTGTCCTAGGTGTTGCACCTGGGCTTGCTACGCTCCTTCTTGGTACCCTCAGTTTAAACTTCTGGAGGAGTGGAAGATCCAGCTTCCTGTTTATATTGGGCCAAGCAG CAATTTCTGCTGTCCTTGCATGGAAGTATTCTCATGCATATTTACTG ACAAATAGAATTCTTCCTTGGGGCTTCTACGCTTCACTGAG CACTGCGATGGCTTGTTTCTATGCGTACGTGCTGCTTGCTGGAGGAAATCCACCACCCAAGAAGTTGGCACCGGCACCATCATCGTAG